From a region of the Pectobacterium aquaticum genome:
- a CDS encoding LysR family transcriptional regulator, translated as MDRFLLMTCFKRTVETGSFSAAARDLNMGQPNVSRYVAALEEHLGVRLLQRTTRQLVLTPEGERYYADVSRILDAVAESESSLSNETEPTGLLRVACPTAMAHAFLMPHIPAFLARYPGLSLDLQLSDRFVDLVEEGTELAIRIGHPNDSALRARRIGLFTRVYVASVDYLSRRGIPQTPEDLRDHDCILYSLLNTGNTWAFRDTEINVSGRFRVNSPQAVQEAVIAGLGIASGPKWLYEDGLKSGKLCQILCDYEAPPAPIQFLYVANRLLPKRAIVFMDFIAEAFSRIPGLNTGYHYR; from the coding sequence GTGGATCGTTTTCTGCTCATGACCTGTTTTAAACGGACTGTCGAAACAGGCAGTTTCTCTGCAGCAGCACGCGACCTGAATATGGGGCAACCCAACGTCAGTCGATACGTTGCCGCTTTAGAAGAACATCTGGGCGTCAGATTACTTCAGCGGACAACGCGCCAACTTGTACTGACGCCCGAAGGTGAGCGGTACTACGCGGATGTCAGCCGAATTCTCGATGCGGTTGCAGAATCCGAATCGTCCTTGAGCAATGAGACTGAACCCACGGGACTCCTGCGAGTGGCCTGCCCGACTGCAATGGCTCATGCTTTCCTTATGCCACACATACCCGCTTTTCTGGCACGCTATCCCGGCTTATCGCTGGATTTGCAGCTTAGCGATCGTTTCGTCGATCTGGTGGAAGAAGGAACAGAGTTGGCGATCCGAATAGGTCATCCCAACGATAGCGCACTACGCGCCCGCCGGATTGGTCTTTTTACACGCGTGTATGTCGCCTCGGTAGACTATCTGAGTCGTCGCGGCATACCGCAAACGCCGGAAGATCTGCGCGATCATGACTGCATTCTGTACTCGCTGTTAAACACGGGTAATACATGGGCATTTCGAGATACCGAAATCAACGTTTCGGGGCGATTCCGAGTCAACTCACCTCAGGCCGTACAGGAAGCCGTCATCGCTGGCCTTGGTATCGCAAGCGGACCAAAGTGGTTATACGAGGATGGATTAAAGAGCGGCAAGCTGTGTCAGATACTGTGCGACTACGAAGCACCGCCGGCGCCCATACAGTTTCTCTATGTCGCTAATCGCCTGCTACCGAAGCGAGCCATTGTATTCATGGACTTCATTGCTGAAGCGTTTTCCAGGATCCCAGGGCTCAACACTGGCTATCACTACCGCTAG
- a CDS encoding SDR family oxidoreductase, whose protein sequence is MSRLHNKRTLITGGTTGIGLETAKQFLAEGARVIVTGVNPDSIAAAKAELGREVLVLRADSASVSAQKELAQAVEAHYGKVDVVFLNAGVSVWQSIEEWTEDMFDRSFDINVKGPYFLLQSLLPVFANPASVVLNTSISAHVGSSRSSVYSATKAAFLSLSKTLSSELMARGIRINAVSPGPIDTPLYDKLGIPDSYRKQVNEEIVKSIPSGRFGTAEEIAKAVLYLASDESRWTIGSEIVVDGGRLLND, encoded by the coding sequence ATGTCTCGCTTACACAATAAACGTACCCTTATCACCGGCGGCACCACCGGTATTGGACTGGAAACCGCAAAGCAATTTCTCGCTGAAGGGGCTCGTGTCATCGTTACCGGGGTCAATCCCGACTCTATTGCAGCGGCAAAAGCCGAGCTTGGTAGAGAAGTGTTGGTACTGCGCGCCGATTCGGCCAGCGTGAGCGCACAAAAGGAATTGGCTCAGGCCGTGGAGGCCCATTATGGAAAGGTTGACGTCGTTTTCCTTAACGCTGGTGTTTCCGTTTGGCAATCGATCGAAGAATGGACAGAGGACATGTTTGATCGCTCCTTCGACATTAACGTCAAGGGGCCGTATTTCCTGCTCCAGTCGCTGCTGCCCGTGTTCGCCAACCCTGCTTCAGTCGTGCTCAATACGTCGATTAGTGCGCACGTAGGATCGAGCCGCTCCTCGGTTTATTCTGCGACCAAAGCGGCTTTCCTTAGCCTGTCAAAGACGCTGTCGAGCGAACTGATGGCGCGTGGTATTCGCATCAACGCGGTTAGCCCTGGGCCAATCGATACCCCGCTATATGACAAACTTGGTATTCCCGACAGTTATCGCAAACAAGTCAATGAGGAGATTGTCAAAAGCATCCCTTCAGGCCGTTTCGGTACGGCGGAGGAGATTGCCAAGGCGGTGTTGTACCTGGCTTCAGATGAGTCCCGATGGACCATCGGTAGTGAAATCGTCGTGGATGGCGGGCGTCTGTTGAACGACTGA
- the fadL gene encoding long-chain fatty acid transporter FadL: MNQKNLFKQSTIAVAVALFSANVSAAGFQLNEYSSSGLGRAFSGEGAVADNATSGSRNPATMTLFDRPSFSGGVTYINPDIDVQGKNSLTGQDTSAKNIAPHAWVPNLHFIMPLNEQWAIGASATTNYGLATKFNDNYAAGSIGGETDLLTSNLNLSAAYRLNQHFSFGLGVNAVYADAKFIRRAGELANVPAGAGGAQGAVAGPSSEMARLEGKEWGYGWNAGILYEVDENNRFGLTYRSKVDIDFNGDYSNQRSAGPGALNGATIPGKLTLNLPEMWEASAYHRVAPKWAVHYSLTYTSWSHFQELKATGNTGNTLFQKEEGFRDAYRLALGTTYYHDDNWTFRSGIAFDDSPIPADRRSISIPDQDRFWLSAGTTYAFNKDASVDVGVSYMHGKQVDISEPLSDRAGSPSYNFSSKGKAWLYGVNFNYAF, translated from the coding sequence ATGAACCAGAAAAACCTGTTCAAACAATCCACAATTGCTGTTGCGGTGGCCCTGTTTTCAGCAAATGTGTCCGCAGCTGGTTTCCAGCTAAATGAATACTCATCATCGGGTCTGGGACGTGCGTTTTCTGGTGAAGGTGCGGTAGCCGATAATGCGACCTCAGGTAGCCGTAACCCAGCGACCATGACCCTATTTGACCGCCCGTCTTTCTCCGGTGGTGTCACCTATATCAACCCAGATATCGATGTTCAGGGGAAAAATTCCCTGACCGGGCAAGATACCAGCGCTAAAAACATCGCGCCGCACGCTTGGGTGCCGAACCTGCATTTCATCATGCCGCTGAATGAACAGTGGGCGATTGGTGCTTCCGCCACCACTAACTATGGTCTGGCGACTAAATTTAATGATAACTATGCAGCAGGTTCTATCGGCGGTGAAACCGACCTGTTGACGTCAAACCTGAACCTAAGCGCCGCATATCGCCTGAACCAACATTTCAGTTTTGGTTTAGGGGTTAACGCGGTTTATGCCGATGCCAAATTTATTCGGCGCGCTGGTGAACTGGCTAATGTTCCTGCTGGTGCAGGTGGCGCTCAGGGTGCTGTTGCTGGTCCATCTTCAGAGATGGCTCGTCTGGAAGGTAAAGAATGGGGATACGGCTGGAACGCCGGGATTCTGTATGAAGTGGATGAAAATAACCGCTTCGGCCTGACCTATCGTTCCAAAGTCGATATCGATTTCAATGGCGATTACAGTAACCAACGGTCCGCTGGACCTGGTGCCCTCAATGGTGCAACCATTCCCGGTAAGCTGACACTCAATCTGCCAGAAATGTGGGAAGCGTCCGCCTACCACCGTGTTGCACCGAAATGGGCGGTTCACTACAGCCTAACTTACACCAGTTGGAGCCATTTCCAGGAACTGAAAGCGACAGGTAACACTGGCAACACGCTGTTCCAGAAAGAGGAAGGCTTCCGTGATGCCTACCGTCTCGCACTCGGCACCACCTACTATCATGACGATAACTGGACGTTCCGTAGTGGTATCGCGTTTGATGACAGCCCGATACCAGCCGACAGACGTTCTATCTCTATCCCCGATCAGGATCGTTTCTGGCTGAGCGCAGGCACCACTTACGCCTTCAATAAAGATGCGTCAGTGGATGTCGGTGTGTCTTACATGCACGGTAAGCAAGTCGATATCAGCGAACCGCTCTCTGATAGAGCTGGTTCTCCAAGTTACAACTTCAGTTCTAAAGGTAAGGCCTGGCTATACGGCGTGAACTTTAACTACGCGTTCTAA
- a CDS encoding YfcZ/YiiS family protein gives MTNVINKCSAEETAACCCVDVGTIMDNTDCTASYSNVFGDRAEAEAALAALTEKARAVESEPCEIASTLEEVDGGVKLDIDFTFSCQAETMIFQLGLR, from the coding sequence ATGACGAACGTAATCAACAAATGCAGTGCTGAAGAAACCGCAGCCTGCTGCTGTGTCGATGTCGGCACAATCATGGATAACACGGATTGCACGGCGTCTTATAGCAACGTTTTCGGCGATCGTGCTGAGGCGGAAGCGGCACTGGCCGCCCTGACGGAAAAAGCGCGTGCGGTAGAGTCTGAACCTTGTGAAATCGCCAGCACGCTGGAAGAGGTAGACGGCGGCGTTAAATTGGACATCGATTTCACGTTTAGCTGCCAGGCTGAAACGATGATTTTCCAGCTCGGCCTGCGTTAA
- the fadI gene encoding acetyl-CoA C-acyltransferase FadI yields MSEVLPLITRRGDRIAFVSGLRTPFARQATAYHGVPAIELGKLVTSELLVRTGIDPELIELLVFGQVIQMPEAPNIAREIVLGTGMSVHTDAYSVSRACATSFQAVANVAESIMAGMVEVGIAGGADSSSVLPIGVSKALARTLVDMNKARTLSQKLKLLSGLRPKDLLPVAPAVAEYSTGLRMGDTAEQMAKTYGITREEQDELAHRSHKLAAQAWESGVLRDEVMTAYVPPYDKALSEDNNVRHDSALEQYSRLRPAFDRRHGTVTAANSTPLTDGAAAVLMMSESKAKSLGLTPLGYLRSYAFSAIGAQRDMLLGPAYASPLALARAGVTLADLTLIDMHEAFAAQTLANLKLFASDEFARNQLGRNAALGEVDRAKFNVLGGSIAYGHPFAATGARMITQTLNELRRRGGGLGLTTACAAGGLGAAMVLEVTP; encoded by the coding sequence ATGAGCGAGGTATTACCTCTGATAACCCGCCGTGGCGATCGCATTGCGTTCGTGAGCGGATTACGGACCCCATTTGCCCGGCAGGCAACGGCCTATCATGGCGTACCAGCCATCGAATTAGGGAAGCTCGTCACCAGCGAATTACTGGTCCGCACTGGGATCGATCCTGAATTGATCGAGCTATTGGTCTTTGGGCAGGTGATTCAGATGCCCGAAGCGCCGAATATCGCCAGAGAGATCGTGCTCGGCACGGGTATGAGCGTGCATACCGATGCCTACAGCGTGTCGCGCGCCTGCGCTACCAGCTTTCAGGCGGTCGCCAATGTGGCGGAAAGCATTATGGCGGGTATGGTGGAAGTCGGCATTGCCGGCGGGGCGGATTCCTCTTCCGTGCTGCCTATTGGCGTCAGCAAAGCGTTGGCCAGAACGCTAGTGGATATGAACAAGGCTCGGACGCTGAGCCAGAAGTTGAAACTGTTAAGCGGCCTGCGCCCAAAAGATCTGCTGCCGGTTGCGCCCGCCGTGGCGGAGTATTCCACCGGGCTGCGCATGGGCGATACCGCCGAACAAATGGCAAAAACCTACGGCATCACGCGTGAAGAGCAGGATGAACTGGCGCACCGTTCGCACAAGCTGGCTGCTCAGGCCTGGGAATCTGGCGTGCTGCGCGATGAAGTGATGACGGCTTACGTCCCACCTTATGACAAGGCGCTAAGTGAAGATAACAACGTGCGTCATGATTCTGCGCTGGAGCAGTATTCCCGCTTACGTCCGGCGTTCGATCGCCGACACGGTACGGTCACGGCGGCGAACAGTACGCCGCTGACGGATGGTGCGGCGGCGGTGTTGATGATGAGTGAATCTAAGGCGAAAAGTCTGGGGCTCACGCCGCTAGGCTACCTACGCAGCTATGCATTCAGCGCTATCGGTGCGCAGCGTGATATGTTGCTGGGGCCGGCTTATGCCTCCCCGCTGGCGTTGGCAAGGGCTGGCGTGACGCTGGCCGATTTGACCCTCATTGATATGCACGAAGCCTTTGCCGCGCAGACGTTGGCAAATCTCAAACTGTTTGCCAGCGATGAGTTTGCCCGGAATCAACTGGGTAGAAATGCCGCACTGGGCGAGGTAGATCGCGCCAAGTTCAATGTGTTGGGGGGATCCATTGCCTATGGACACCCCTTTGCTGCCACTGGCGCGAGGATGATTACCCAAACGCTGAATGAACTGCGCCGTCGTGGCGGCGGGCTGGGGTTAACCACCGCCTGCGCGGCTGGTGGGCTGGGTGCGGCAATGGTACTGGAGGTGACGCCATGA
- the fadJ gene encoding fatty acid oxidation complex subunit alpha FadJ, with protein MNDQQPFSVTTSSAMETTSSVTESPSAFSLTIRPDNIGVIYIDVPGEKVNTLKREFAEQILSVFEQVRQHATLRGLIFISAKPDSFIAGADITMLNQCSSAEQAENLAKQGQETFDQVAALPFPVVAAIHGACLGGGLELALACDYRVCSLDEKTVLGLPEVQLGLLPGSGGTQRLPRLIGLDSALDLILTGRHLRASQALRQGLVDEAVPHDILLETAVEIIKKGKRKAVPLGWRSRLLSSPGIRDVLFKIVKRKTRAKTHGNYPATEKIIQVVRRGIEKGREEGYRHEARAFGKLVMTPESAALRHLFFASNALKKTAGADSEAKPIHRVGILGGGLMGGGIASVTATRGQLPVRIKDINEQGINHALKYNWQLLTKRVQSKRMKPTERQRLMTLISGSTDYRGFEHADIVIEAVFEDLALKRQMVAEIEEHAAPHTIFASNTSSLPIHQIAEGARRPQQVVGLHYFSPVDKMPLVEVIPHAHTSAETVATTVALARKQGKTAIVVGDSAGFYVNRILAPYINEAAYYLLEGEPIESIDYALVRFGFPVGPLALLDEVGIDVATKIVPVLSEVLGKRFTSPPAFDAILKDGRKGRKNGKGFYRYNKTRRFWQAGREVDSSVYPLLDVTAKAHIDPALISQRAVMMMLNEAARCLDEGVIQCARDGDIGAVFGIGFPPFLGGPFHYMDRLGVETVVKTLLVLQQQYGDRFAPCERLLAMREGRRTFYPPTDEDQSAR; from the coding sequence ATGAACGATCAACAGCCTTTCTCCGTCACAACATCGTCTGCAATGGAAACAACATCGTCTGTGACGGAAAGCCCCTCAGCCTTTTCCCTTACCATTCGGCCGGACAACATCGGTGTTATTTACATTGATGTCCCCGGCGAGAAGGTGAACACGTTAAAGCGCGAATTTGCAGAACAGATTCTTTCGGTCTTCGAGCAGGTGCGGCAGCATGCGACGCTCAGGGGGCTGATTTTTATTTCCGCCAAGCCTGATTCGTTTATCGCCGGTGCGGATATCACCATGTTGAACCAGTGTAGCAGCGCCGAACAGGCAGAAAATCTGGCGAAGCAAGGGCAGGAAACGTTCGATCAGGTAGCCGCGCTGCCGTTCCCCGTAGTGGCCGCGATCCACGGTGCCTGTCTGGGCGGTGGGCTGGAGTTAGCATTAGCCTGCGACTATCGCGTCTGCTCGCTGGATGAAAAAACGGTGTTGGGGCTACCGGAAGTGCAGCTTGGTCTTCTTCCTGGTTCAGGCGGAACGCAGCGGTTGCCACGGTTAATTGGTCTGGATAGCGCGCTGGATCTCATTCTGACCGGCCGCCACCTCCGCGCGAGTCAGGCGTTACGACAAGGACTGGTTGATGAGGCTGTCCCGCACGATATCCTGCTGGAGACGGCAGTCGAGATTATCAAAAAAGGAAAACGCAAAGCCGTGCCGCTGGGCTGGCGTTCGCGTTTGCTGAGTAGCCCAGGTATTCGCGATGTATTGTTCAAAATAGTGAAACGCAAAACGCGAGCGAAAACACACGGCAACTATCCGGCCACGGAAAAAATCATTCAGGTGGTGCGTCGGGGCATAGAAAAAGGTCGTGAGGAAGGGTATCGGCACGAGGCGCGAGCGTTTGGCAAACTGGTGATGACGCCGGAATCTGCCGCGCTACGCCACCTGTTCTTTGCCTCCAATGCATTAAAGAAAACCGCCGGTGCGGACTCTGAAGCGAAGCCGATCCACCGCGTTGGTATTCTCGGCGGTGGGCTGATGGGCGGTGGGATCGCCAGCGTGACGGCGACGCGCGGGCAGTTACCGGTGCGCATTAAAGATATCAATGAACAGGGCATTAACCATGCGCTGAAGTACAACTGGCAACTGCTGACCAAACGCGTTCAGAGTAAGCGGATGAAGCCGACGGAGCGCCAGCGGTTGATGACGTTGATTTCCGGTAGCACGGACTATCGCGGTTTTGAACATGCGGATATCGTCATTGAGGCCGTTTTTGAAGATCTGGCGCTGAAGCGGCAAATGGTGGCGGAAATTGAAGAGCACGCTGCGCCGCACACGATTTTCGCATCGAATACCTCCTCGCTGCCGATCCACCAGATTGCAGAGGGCGCTCGCCGTCCGCAACAGGTTGTGGGTCTGCACTACTTTAGCCCGGTGGACAAAATGCCGCTGGTTGAAGTTATCCCTCACGCTCACACCAGCGCAGAGACGGTCGCAACGACGGTGGCTCTGGCGAGAAAGCAGGGGAAAACCGCGATCGTCGTAGGCGACAGCGCCGGTTTTTATGTGAACCGCATATTAGCGCCTTATATCAACGAAGCGGCTTATTACCTGCTGGAAGGGGAGCCGATTGAATCGATCGATTATGCGCTGGTGCGCTTTGGCTTCCCTGTCGGTCCGCTTGCGCTGCTTGATGAAGTCGGTATTGATGTCGCGACCAAAATTGTGCCGGTGCTGAGTGAAGTGCTGGGCAAACGCTTCACCTCTCCGCCTGCATTTGATGCGATCCTGAAAGATGGACGCAAAGGGCGCAAGAATGGGAAAGGGTTCTATCGGTACAATAAAACACGCCGTTTCTGGCAGGCGGGCAGAGAGGTGGATAGCTCGGTTTATCCGTTGCTGGATGTGACGGCGAAGGCCCATATTGACCCTGCGCTGATCAGCCAGCGTGCCGTGATGATGATGCTGAACGAGGCCGCGCGTTGTCTGGATGAAGGCGTGATCCAGTGCGCCCGCGATGGCGATATCGGCGCGGTATTTGGCATTGGCTTCCCCCCTTTCCTCGGCGGGCCGTTCCACTATATGGATCGTTTGGGAGTGGAAACGGTCGTGAAAACGCTGCTGGTGCTGCAACAACAGTATGGCGATCGGTTCGCACCCTGTGAACGTCTGCTCGCGATGCGGGAAGGTCGACGGACGTTTTATCCGCCAACCGACGAAGACCAGAGTGCTCGTTGA
- a CDS encoding GNAT family N-acetyltransferase, whose translation MTEFNVYGQELGKSLPEWQPRSLPQKVVLKGKHCFLEPIDLKHSQDLFDAWHSIDDERDWTYFHIKRPVTIRQSDHYIASLAASKDPLFFAVISLSTGKAVGFIALQRMDPDNGAVEIGWINWSPLMKRTLSSTEAIFLLLNYIFDTLQYRRCGWKCDSLHQSAISAAERLGFRYEGTLRQTQVSKGHSRDVRWYSIIDSEWPAISQAMQWWLHPSNLDDLGRQKKRLSEFMPSSEHE comes from the coding sequence ATGACAGAGTTCAATGTTTATGGTCAGGAATTGGGTAAATCATTGCCTGAGTGGCAACCACGATCGCTTCCGCAAAAAGTGGTGCTTAAAGGAAAGCACTGTTTTCTTGAACCCATTGATCTTAAACATAGCCAGGATTTATTTGATGCTTGGCACAGTATTGATGACGAGCGAGACTGGACGTATTTTCACATCAAACGCCCAGTGACCATTAGACAGAGTGATCACTATATTGCTTCGCTTGCCGCGAGCAAGGATCCACTTTTCTTCGCCGTTATCAGCCTTTCTACGGGTAAAGCGGTGGGGTTTATCGCATTACAACGGATGGATCCGGATAATGGTGCTGTAGAGATTGGTTGGATTAACTGGTCTCCTCTGATGAAACGAACATTATCTAGCACCGAGGCCATTTTTCTTTTACTCAATTATATTTTTGACACGTTACAATACCGTCGATGTGGCTGGAAATGTGACAGCTTGCATCAGTCTGCAATCAGTGCAGCGGAGCGACTGGGGTTCAGATATGAAGGAACTCTCCGACAAACTCAGGTTTCCAAAGGACATAGCCGTGATGTCCGCTGGTATTCAATTATTGATAGTGAATGGCCCGCTATCTCTCAGGCTATGCAATGGTGGCTACATCCATCCAATCTGGATGATCTAGGCAGACAAAAAAAGCGTCTGTCGGAATTTATGCCTTCATCGGAGCATGAATAA
- the sixA gene encoding phosphohistidine phosphatase SixA, with protein MQVLIMRHGDAVLDAASDALRPLSDAGCDESRQMACWLNEQNIDIERVLVSPYLRAQQTLEVVKKDLPLPEEADCLNELTPSGDAQLVSYYLQTLAREGVGAVLVVSHLPLVGYLVAELCQNETAPMFATSAIACVTVEAESGHGLLHWQVSPAQLSAKS; from the coding sequence ATGCAAGTGTTGATAATGCGTCATGGTGATGCGGTACTTGATGCAGCGAGTGATGCCCTTCGGCCGTTGAGCGACGCTGGTTGTGATGAATCCCGCCAGATGGCATGTTGGTTGAATGAGCAAAATATCGATATTGAGCGCGTTCTGGTGAGCCCTTATTTGCGCGCCCAGCAAACGCTTGAGGTGGTGAAAAAAGATCTGCCGCTGCCGGAAGAGGCGGATTGCCTGAATGAGCTGACGCCCAGTGGTGATGCCCAGCTTGTCAGTTATTACCTGCAAACGCTGGCGAGAGAAGGCGTGGGTGCAGTCTTGGTTGTGTCGCATCTGCCGCTGGTGGGTTATCTGGTTGCCGAACTATGCCAGAATGAAACCGCGCCGATGTTTGCCACATCTGCTATTGCCTGCGTGACGGTGGAAGCGGAATCCGGTCATGGCCTTCTGCACTGGCAAGTCAGCCCAGCGCAGTTGAGCGCAAAATCCTGA
- the smrB gene encoding endonuclease SmrB — protein MSNKYSLNDDELQLFRTSITGTKKLRQDTYTHKPLRKKLGELPAKRVLQEQVDASFYFSDEFQPQLDAEGPTRYVRSGASHYELKKLRRGDYSPELFLDLHGLTQLQAKQELGALLAACRREHVYCACVMHGHGKHILKQQTPLWLAQHPDVLAFHQAPKEFGGNAALLILVALEAPLLE, from the coding sequence ATGAGTAATAAATATTCGCTGAATGACGACGAATTACAGCTTTTTCGTACGTCAATCACTGGCACAAAAAAATTGCGTCAGGATACCTATACCCACAAACCGCTGCGCAAAAAACTGGGCGAATTGCCCGCCAAACGGGTATTGCAGGAGCAGGTTGATGCCAGTTTCTATTTTTCGGATGAATTTCAGCCACAGTTGGATGCAGAAGGCCCGACACGCTATGTCCGCTCGGGTGCCAGCCACTATGAATTGAAGAAACTTCGACGGGGAGATTATTCACCGGAGCTGTTTCTGGATTTGCATGGCCTGACGCAGCTTCAGGCGAAGCAGGAACTGGGCGCGCTGCTAGCGGCCTGTCGGCGGGAGCACGTTTACTGCGCCTGCGTAATGCACGGGCACGGCAAACATATTCTTAAGCAACAAACGCCGCTCTGGCTGGCACAGCACCCTGACGTGCTGGCTTTTCATCAGGCTCCGAAAGAGTTCGGTGGGAATGCCGCGCTGCTGATTTTGGTGGCGTTAGAGGCGCCTTTGCTTGAGTAA
- the prmB gene encoding 50S ribosomal protein L3 N(5)-glutamine methyltransferase gives MDKIFVDEAVSELHTIQDMLRWAVSRFNAANVYYGHGTDNPWDEAIQLVLPSLYLPLDIPEDMYTSRLITSERQRIVERVIRRVNERIPVAYLTNKAWFCGLEFYVDERVLVPRSPIGELINNYFDEQLPKTPNHILDLCTGSGCIAIACAQAFPEAEVDAVDISSEALAVTEQNIQQHGLEYRVTPIRSDLFRDLPAIRYDLIVTNPPYVDEEDMFDLPQEFRFEPELGLAAGNDGLDLVRRILACAPDYLSDDGVLICEVGNSMVHLIDQYPDIPFTWLEFDNGGDGVFMLTQSQLADCKAHFSAYRDSDS, from the coding sequence TTGGACAAAATTTTCGTCGATGAGGCCGTCAGTGAACTTCATACCATTCAGGATATGTTGCGCTGGGCTGTCAGCCGGTTTAACGCAGCCAACGTCTATTACGGTCACGGGACGGATAATCCCTGGGATGAAGCTATACAGCTCGTCTTGCCTAGCCTGTATCTGCCGCTCGATATTCCTGAAGATATGTACACGTCGCGTTTGATCACCAGCGAACGGCAGCGCATTGTTGAACGTGTGATCCGCCGCGTCAATGAGCGTATTCCTGTCGCCTATTTGACCAACAAGGCCTGGTTCTGCGGACTGGAATTCTACGTGGACGAACGCGTGCTGGTGCCGCGCTCTCCCATCGGTGAGCTGATCAATAATTATTTTGATGAGCAACTGCCAAAAACGCCAAACCATATTCTGGATCTGTGCACGGGCAGCGGCTGTATTGCTATTGCCTGCGCTCAGGCGTTCCCGGAAGCGGAAGTCGATGCGGTCGATATCTCCAGCGAGGCGCTGGCGGTAACCGAGCAAAATATTCAGCAGCACGGTCTGGAATACCGCGTGACGCCGATTCGCTCTGATCTGTTCCGCGATTTACCGGCGATTCGCTATGATCTAATCGTGACCAATCCACCGTATGTGGATGAAGAAGATATGTTCGATCTGCCGCAGGAGTTCCGTTTCGAGCCTGAGCTGGGGCTGGCGGCGGGCAACGACGGCTTGGATCTGGTTCGCCGTATTCTGGCTTGTGCGCCAGACTATCTGAGCGATGACGGCGTGCTGATTTGCGAAGTGGGCAACAGTATGGTGCACCTTATCGATCAATACCCAGACATCCCGTTCACCTGGCTGGAGTTTGATAATGGCGGTGACGGTGTGTTTATGCTAACGCAATCACAACTGGCCGATTGCAAAGCGCATTTTAGCGCTTACCGTGATTCGGATAGTTGA
- the aroC gene encoding chorismate synthase — MAGNSIGQFFRVTTFGESHGLALGCIVDGVPPGIPLTEADLQHDLDRRRPGTSRYTTQRREPDQVKILSGVFEGVTTGTSIGLLIENTDQRSQDYGAIKDVFRPGHADYTYEQKYGLRDYRGGGRSSARETAMRVAAGAIAKKYLQQQHGVKVRGYLSQIGDVTCELKDWEQVEQNPFFCPDIDKLEALDELMRALKKDGDSIGAKVSVVAESVPVGLGEPVFDRLDADLAHALMSINAVKGVEIGDGFAVVTKRGSENRDEITPDGFQSNHAGGILGGISSGQNIVAHLALKPTSSIMVPGKTINRQGEATEMVTRGRHDPCVGIRAVPIAEAMMAIVLMDHLLRQRAQCGDVNSQVPRW; from the coding sequence ATGGCAGGCAACAGTATTGGGCAATTTTTCCGCGTCACTACATTTGGTGAATCCCACGGTCTTGCCCTGGGATGTATTGTTGACGGTGTACCGCCGGGGATCCCACTGACGGAAGCGGATCTGCAACACGATTTGGATCGCCGCCGTCCGGGAACATCCCGCTATACGACGCAGCGCCGCGAACCCGATCAGGTCAAGATTCTGTCCGGTGTTTTTGAAGGCGTAACAACAGGAACCAGCATTGGCCTGTTGATTGAAAACACCGATCAGCGTTCTCAGGATTACGGTGCGATTAAAGACGTCTTTCGCCCCGGTCATGCCGATTACACCTATGAGCAAAAATACGGCCTGCGCGATTACCGTGGCGGTGGCCGCTCTTCCGCGCGTGAAACGGCGATGCGCGTTGCTGCGGGCGCGATTGCGAAGAAGTACCTGCAACAGCAACATGGCGTGAAGGTACGTGGCTATCTGTCGCAGATTGGCGATGTCACCTGCGAGCTGAAAGATTGGGAACAGGTTGAGCAAAACCCGTTCTTCTGCCCGGATATCGACAAGCTGGAAGCCTTGGATGAACTGATGCGGGCGCTGAAAAAAGACGGTGACTCCATTGGCGCGAAGGTTAGCGTCGTCGCGGAATCGGTGCCTGTCGGATTAGGCGAACCGGTCTTTGATCGTCTGGATGCTGATTTGGCTCACGCACTGATGAGCATCAACGCCGTGAAAGGCGTTGAAATTGGCGATGGCTTTGCCGTTGTCACCAAACGTGGCAGTGAAAACCGAGACGAAATCACGCCGGACGGTTTCCAAAGCAATCACGCTGGCGGCATTTTGGGTGGAATCAGCAGCGGCCAGAATATTGTTGCGCATCTGGCGTTGAAGCCGACCTCCAGCATTATGGTGCCGGGCAAAACGATCAACCGTCAAGGCGAAGCGACTGAAATGGTCACGCGCGGGCGTCACGATCCTTGTGTGGGTATTCGCGCTGTGCCGATTGCCGAAGCCATGATGGCGATTGTGTTAATGGATCACCTGCTGCGCCAACGCGCACAGTGTGGGGATGTAAACAGTCAGGTTCCTCGCTGGTAA